One Deltaproteobacteria bacterium DNA segment encodes these proteins:
- a CDS encoding 4Fe-4S dicluster domain-containing protein translates to MHTTAFDEGTPEPGDRPERDPLDSIREMVLPCIQCGTCTGSCPNAFAMDKTPRRMWRMVLMGETDAIFNSRTFILCSSCYYCTLRCPRGLPLTDAMNALKQIAARNNLAKYKPSILFYKKFIESVRRHGRVREMEFMTLYFGALKSPLVPFKFAPLGVKLLQKGKVSFQVPSKGTAPLEKLFQKVMELER, encoded by the coding sequence ATGCATACGACAGCCTTTGACGAGGGAACGCCGGAACCCGGAGACAGACCGGAAAGAGACCCTCTTGACAGCATCAGAGAGATGGTCCTCCCGTGTATTCAGTGCGGCACCTGCACCGGTTCGTGCCCCAATGCGTTTGCCATGGACAAAACCCCCCGGCGGATGTGGCGTATGGTGCTCATGGGTGAGACGGATGCCATTTTCAACAGCCGGACATTCATTCTGTGCTCGTCATGCTACTACTGCACGCTCAGATGTCCGCGCGGGCTGCCCCTGACCGATGCCATGAACGCCCTCAAGCAGATTGCCGCCAGAAACAACCTGGCCAAATACAAGCCGAGCATTCTGTTTTACAAGAAGTTTATTGAAAGTGTCAGGCGTCACGGCCGGGTCAGGGAAATGGAATTCATGACCCTGTACTTCGGTGCGCTCAAAAGCCCTTTGGTGCCCTTCAAGTTCGCCCCCCTGGGCGTGAAGCTATTGCAAAAAGGTAAGGTGTCGTTCCAGGTACCGTCCAAAGGAACGGCGCCCCTGGAAAAGCTTTTTCAAAAGGTGATGGAGTTGGAACGTTGA